One window from the genome of Bacillus tianshenii encodes:
- the rpsB gene encoding 30S ribosomal protein S2, whose translation MAVISMKQLLEAGVHFGHQTRRWNPKMKRYIFTERNGIYIIDLQKTVKKVEEAFNYVKEVAADGGKVLFVGTKKQAQDSVKEEAERAGMYYVNQRWLGGTLTNFQTIQKRIKRLKDIERMREDGTFDVLPKKEVVGLEKELERLEKFLGGIKDMNGVPDVMFVIDPRKERIAIAEARKLNIPIVAIVDTNCDPDEIDHVIPGNDDAIRAVRLLTSKMADAVLEAKQGEEVPAE comes from the coding sequence ATGGCTGTTATTTCAATGAAACAATTGCTAGAAGCCGGCGTTCATTTCGGTCACCAAACACGCCGTTGGAACCCAAAAATGAAACGCTACATCTTTACGGAGCGTAATGGTATCTACATTATCGACCTACAAAAAACGGTTAAGAAAGTTGAAGAAGCTTTCAACTACGTGAAAGAAGTTGCTGCTGATGGCGGTAAAGTTCTTTTTGTAGGTACAAAAAAACAAGCACAAGATTCTGTGAAAGAAGAAGCAGAACGTGCAGGTATGTACTATGTAAACCAACGTTGGTTAGGTGGTACACTTACAAACTTCCAAACAATTCAAAAGCGTATTAAGCGCCTTAAAGACATCGAGAGAATGCGTGAAGATGGTACGTTCGATGTTCTTCCGAAAAAAGAAGTTGTAGGACTTGAAAAAGAACTTGAGCGCCTTGAGAAATTCCTTGGCGGTATTAAAGATATGAATGGCGTACCTGATGTTATGTTCGTCATTGACCCACGCAAAGAGCGTATTGCGATTGCGGAAGCACGCAAATTGAATATCCCAATCGTTGCGATTGTTGATACAAACTGTGATCCGGATGAAATCGATCACGTTATCCCTGGTAACGATGATGCAATCCGTGCGGTACGTCTTCTAACTTCAAAAATGGCTGACGCTGTTCTTGAAGCGAAACAAGGCGAAGAAGTACCTGCTGAATAG
- the frr gene encoding ribosome recycling factor: protein MPESILKNSSDKMDKAIQAFRRELSTVRTGRANPAILDKVQVEYYGAMTPLNQLATISTPEARLLVVTPFDKSSIGEIEKAIQKAELGLTPSNDGNVIRIAIPALTEERRADLVKLVRKYGEEAKVAVRNIRRDANDDLKKKEKNGDITEDDLRGYTDSVQKETDKHISEIDQITKDKEKEIMEV from the coding sequence ATGCCAGAAAGTATTTTGAAAAACTCATCTGATAAAATGGATAAAGCAATTCAAGCATTTCGCCGTGAGCTTAGCACTGTGCGTACAGGACGTGCGAACCCTGCTATTTTGGATAAAGTGCAAGTCGAGTACTACGGTGCAATGACTCCTCTTAATCAGCTGGCAACAATCTCAACACCAGAAGCTCGTCTTCTTGTTGTGACTCCTTTTGATAAAAGCTCAATTGGTGAAATCGAAAAAGCAATTCAAAAGGCTGAATTAGGCTTAACACCATCAAATGATGGTAATGTCATTCGTATTGCGATTCCTGCTTTAACAGAAGAGCGTCGTGCTGATCTTGTGAAGCTTGTTCGCAAATACGGTGAAGAAGCAAAAGTAGCCGTTCGTAACATTCGTCGTGATGCAAACGATGACTTGAAAAAGAAAGAAAAAAATGGCGATATTACAGAAGATGATCTGCGTGGATATACAGATTCTGTTCAAAAAGAAACAGACAAACATATTTCTGAAATTGATCAAATTACAAAAGATAAAGAAAAAGAAATCATGGAAGTCTAA
- a CDS encoding isoprenyl transferase, producing the protein MLEKFMLNKKTDKSAEGSFSKEDIDLEHVPKHIAIIMDGNGRWAKKRGLPRVAGHNEGMNVIRRMVRLATTLGIEALSLYAFSTENWKRPPKEVEFLMKLPQKFLTSFLPELIELNVQVRTIGDRTGLPEYTLTAVDNAIEQTKDNDGLILNFALNYGSRTEILSASKQLARQVKEGVITEEEINEELFEQYLMTRELPDPDLLIRTSGEIRLSNFMLWQLAYAEFWFTKVLWPDFKEEHFVEAICAYQQRGRRFGGV; encoded by the coding sequence ATGCTTGAGAAGTTCATGTTAAATAAGAAAACAGACAAATCAGCCGAAGGTTCTTTTTCCAAAGAAGATATTGATTTGGAACACGTTCCTAAGCACATTGCAATTATTATGGACGGGAATGGCCGCTGGGCAAAAAAAAGAGGCTTACCACGTGTAGCTGGTCATAATGAGGGCATGAATGTAATAAGACGAATGGTTCGTCTAGCGACAACGCTTGGAATTGAAGCGTTAAGTCTCTATGCTTTCTCAACAGAAAATTGGAAAAGACCGCCAAAGGAAGTGGAGTTCCTAATGAAACTTCCTCAGAAATTTTTAACCTCATTTTTACCTGAATTAATTGAATTAAATGTCCAAGTACGAACGATAGGGGATCGAACAGGTCTTCCAGAATATACGCTAACGGCGGTCGATAATGCGATTGAGCAAACGAAAGATAATGATGGCCTTATCTTGAACTTTGCCCTTAACTATGGCAGTCGTACCGAAATCTTATCAGCTTCAAAACAACTTGCTAGACAGGTAAAAGAAGGAGTCATTACAGAAGAGGAAATTAATGAAGAACTGTTTGAACAGTACTTGATGACGCGTGAGTTACCTGATCCAGATTTATTGATTCGAACGAGTGGAGAGATTCGGTTAAGCAATTTTATGCTTTGGCAGCTTGCTTATGCAGAATTTTGGTTTACAAAAGTTTTATGGCCTGATTTTAAAGAAGAGCATTTTGTCGAAGCGATTTGTGCATACCAACAAAGAGGACGTCGTTTCGGAGGCGTATGA
- the tsf gene encoding translation elongation factor Ts, translated as MAVTAKMVKELREKTGAGMMDCKKALTEVDGDMDKAIDFLREKGMAKAAKKADRIAAEGLAHIEVDGNTAVIVEVNSETDFVAKNDSFKNLIKELAGHILSQRPANVEEAMEQKLNGEGDKVEEYIKAAIAKIGEKISLRRFVIAEKGDNDAFGAYLHMGGRIGVLTLLENTSDEDLAKDIAMHVAAVNPRYVSRDQVSQEEADREKEVLKQQALNEGKPEKIVEKMVEGRMGKFFEEICLVDQSFVKDPDQKVGKYVESKGATVKGFVRYEVGEGMEKREDNFAEEVMSQVKK; from the coding sequence ATGGCTGTTACTGCAAAGATGGTAAAAGAACTACGTGAAAAAACTGGCGCTGGCATGATGGATTGTAAAAAAGCTCTAACTGAAGTTGATGGTGATATGGACAAAGCGATCGACTTCCTTCGTGAAAAAGGAATGGCGAAAGCAGCGAAAAAAGCTGACCGTATTGCAGCTGAAGGTCTAGCACATATCGAAGTTGACGGTAACACAGCTGTTATTGTAGAGGTTAACTCTGAAACAGACTTCGTAGCAAAAAATGATTCTTTCAAAAACCTAATTAAAGAGCTTGCTGGTCATATTCTAAGCCAACGTCCTGCAAACGTTGAAGAAGCAATGGAGCAGAAGCTAAACGGTGAAGGCGATAAAGTTGAAGAATATATTAAAGCTGCTATCGCGAAAATTGGAGAAAAAATCTCTCTTCGTCGTTTCGTAATTGCTGAAAAAGGCGACAATGATGCATTTGGTGCATATCTTCACATGGGTGGACGTATCGGCGTTCTAACATTGCTTGAAAACACTTCAGATGAAGATCTTGCAAAAGATATCGCAATGCACGTTGCAGCAGTAAACCCACGTTATGTTTCTCGTGACCAAGTTTCACAAGAAGAAGCAGATCGTGAAAAAGAAGTACTTAAGCAACAAGCACTTAACGAAGGCAAGCCTGAAAAAATCGTTGAAAAAATGGTTGAAGGCCGTATGGGCAAATTCTTCGAAGAAATCTGCCTAGTTGACCAATCTTTCGTTAAAGACCCAGACCAAAAAGTTGGTAAGTATGTAGAGAGCAAAGGTGCTACTGTTAAAGGCTTTGTTCGCTATGAAGTAGGCGAAGGTATGGAGAAACGTGAAGATAACTTTGCTGAAGAAGTAATGAGCCAAGTGAAAAAATAA
- a CDS encoding coupling factor for flagellin transcription and translation has translation MAFALTASFLLHFITIFIIILLSMRLNNMKHTVSKQEELQKEVEDVFSSYMVEIKEENEKLLQALRQKSVTPTQAPSQSEPAKPAGPSSPQLKPSTKAVSRVYDLNKKVTEKPRSTQSSEKKEDYTVPLSKGNEHYVQSLTSKAVQLEKQGHTVEEIAQKLNKGKTEIELLLKFRREN, from the coding sequence ATGGCTTTCGCATTAACAGCTAGCTTTTTACTGCATTTTATTACGATTTTTATTATCATCTTACTCTCCATGCGTCTTAATAATATGAAGCATACGGTTTCCAAACAGGAAGAGCTTCAAAAAGAAGTTGAAGATGTTTTTTCATCGTATATGGTAGAAATTAAAGAAGAAAACGAGAAGCTGCTGCAGGCTCTTCGTCAAAAAAGCGTTACACCTACACAAGCTCCATCACAAAGTGAGCCAGCTAAACCTGCTGGACCTAGCTCACCACAACTGAAGCCTTCGACAAAAGCAGTTTCTCGAGTTTATGATTTAAATAAAAAAGTAACAGAGAAGCCCCGTTCGACACAATCCTCTGAAAAAAAGGAAGATTATACAGTACCTCTTTCAAAAGGAAATGAGCATTATGTTCAATCCCTTACATCAAAAGCCGTACAATTAGAAAAGCAAGGGCATACTGTAGAAGAAATCGCCCAAAAATTGAACAAAGGAAAGACAGAAATCGAGCTTTTATTAAAATTTCGACGAGAAAATTGA
- the dxr gene encoding 1-deoxy-D-xylulose-5-phosphate reductoisomerase — MKKISLLGATGSIGTQTLDVIEAHPNEFHLEAMSFGSNIEKGLEMIHKFKPALVSVKDKESAERLKSEVPSHIRIFYGEEGLVEVATAADADILVNAVLGSVGLEPTLAAIEAGKPIALANKETLVTAGHLVMAKAKQYGVDILPVDSEHSAIFQCLNGEPKKAISRLILTASGGSFRDKKREELEGVTVEEALNHPNWSMGAKITIDSATMMNKGLEVIEAHWLFGLPYEQIDVLLHKESIIHSMVEFTDTSVIAQLGQPDMRVPIQYALTYPERLELPHAKRLNLMDIGTLHFDKADFARYQCLRFAYEAGKIGGSMTTVLNAANEEAVGQFLDGQIDFLEIEHLIESALTKHQTVVEPSLEVISEIDKETRQYVRSLVQK, encoded by the coding sequence ATAAAAAAAATCAGCTTGCTTGGTGCAACAGGATCAATAGGAACGCAAACACTTGATGTAATTGAAGCTCACCCAAATGAATTTCATTTAGAGGCAATGTCTTTTGGCAGTAATATTGAAAAAGGGCTTGAAATGATACATAAATTTAAGCCAGCACTCGTATCAGTAAAAGACAAGGAGTCTGCTGAACGTTTGAAATCAGAGGTTCCTTCACACATTCGAATCTTTTACGGAGAAGAAGGATTAGTAGAAGTGGCAACAGCTGCGGATGCTGATATTCTTGTAAATGCTGTACTAGGAAGTGTCGGCCTTGAGCCAACGCTTGCAGCCATTGAAGCAGGGAAGCCAATTGCGCTTGCAAATAAAGAAACACTTGTAACAGCTGGTCATCTTGTGATGGCGAAAGCGAAGCAATATGGCGTTGATATTTTACCAGTTGATAGTGAGCATTCGGCTATCTTTCAATGCTTAAATGGAGAGCCGAAAAAAGCCATCTCAAGATTAATCTTAACGGCTTCTGGTGGTAGCTTCCGTGACAAAAAACGCGAAGAGCTCGAAGGTGTTACCGTTGAGGAAGCGTTAAACCATCCGAATTGGTCAATGGGAGCAAAGATTACGATTGATTCTGCGACAATGATGAATAAAGGGCTTGAGGTGATTGAAGCTCATTGGTTGTTCGGTTTGCCGTATGAGCAAATTGATGTTCTGCTTCATAAAGAAAGTATTATTCATTCAATGGTAGAATTCACTGACACAAGTGTGATTGCTCAATTAGGACAGCCAGATATGCGCGTCCCAATTCAATATGCCCTTACGTATCCCGAAAGACTTGAACTTCCTCATGCAAAAAGGTTAAACTTAATGGACATAGGTACATTACATTTTGATAAAGCTGATTTCGCACGCTACCAATGCTTGCGTTTCGCTTATGAAGCAGGCAAAATTGGCGGAAGTATGACAACGGTTCTGAATGCAGCAAATGAAGAAGCTGTCGGTCAGTTTTTGGATGGTCAGATTGATTTCTTAGAAATTGAACATTTAATTGAATCAGCACTGACAAAACATCAAACTGTTGTAGAAC
- a CDS encoding phosphatidate cytidylyltransferase yields the protein MKQRIITALVAGILFLSVVIYGGMPFTMTVYLLASIALYELLRMKRISILSSPGVSSMIFLWLLLINDQVLYARPYVTLTKIEMALVVIMVLLSITVLSKNRYTFDDVGFVILSVVYIGVGFYYFIETRQAGLDYIFYALFVIWATDTGAYFVGRSMGKRKLWPLISPKKTIEGSVGGIVFALLTAVIFQLVHPLHSSMLVVILITILISVTGQIGDLVESAFKRHYVVKDSGTILPGHGGILDRFDSLLFVLPILHFTHFI from the coding sequence ATGAAGCAACGAATAATCACAGCACTTGTTGCAGGAATTCTATTTTTAAGTGTTGTCATCTATGGCGGCATGCCTTTTACAATGACTGTGTATCTATTAGCGAGTATTGCCTTATATGAATTGCTGCGTATGAAGAGGATTTCGATTCTTTCATCACCTGGTGTAAGCAGCATGATTTTTCTATGGCTTTTATTAATTAATGACCAAGTACTATATGCCCGCCCCTATGTGACACTGACCAAGATTGAAATGGCACTCGTCGTTATCATGGTATTGTTATCGATTACTGTGTTAAGTAAAAATCGATACACCTTTGATGATGTTGGCTTTGTCATCTTATCGGTTGTCTATATTGGTGTAGGCTTTTATTATTTTATTGAAACGAGACAGGCAGGGTTAGATTATATTTTCTATGCATTGTTTGTAATTTGGGCGACAGATACGGGGGCTTACTTTGTCGGCCGGTCAATGGGGAAGCGGAAGCTTTGGCCGTTGATTAGTCCAAAGAAGACGATTGAAGGCTCTGTTGGTGGTATCGTGTTCGCGTTGTTAACGGCAGTTATCTTTCAGCTTGTTCACCCGCTACACTCTTCCATGCTTGTAGTAATCCTGATTACAATCTTAATTTCGGTAACAGGTCAGATTGGTGATTTAGTAGAGTCTGCTTTTAAGCGCCACTATGTTGTAAAGGATTCAGGTACAATTTTACCTGGACACGGTGGCATTTTAGATCGTTTCGACAGCTTGTTGTTCGTCTTGCCGATACTGCATTTTACACATTTTATATAG
- the pyrH gene encoding UMP kinase, with translation MSQAKYKRVVLKLSGEALAGDQGYGIEPSVIKSIAKQVKEIAELDVEVAVVVGGGNIWRGKVGSEMGMDRATADYMGMLATVMNSLALQDSLENIGVQTRVQTSIEMRQVAEPYIRRKANRHLEKKRVVIFAAGTGNPYFSTDTTAALRAAEVEADVILMAKNKVDGVYSADPTVDETAKKYTSLSYLDVLKEGLAVMDSTASSLCMDNDIPLIVFSIMEEGNIKRAVMGEDIGTKIRGK, from the coding sequence ATGAGTCAGGCAAAATATAAACGCGTCGTACTGAAATTAAGTGGAGAAGCATTAGCAGGGGATCAAGGCTATGGAATTGAGCCAAGTGTCATTAAATCAATTGCAAAGCAAGTGAAAGAAATTGCAGAATTAGATGTAGAGGTTGCAGTCGTAGTTGGTGGTGGAAACATTTGGCGTGGTAAAGTTGGCAGTGAAATGGGCATGGACCGTGCGACAGCTGACTACATGGGCATGCTTGCAACAGTTATGAATTCACTTGCGCTGCAAGATAGCCTTGAAAACATTGGTGTTCAAACACGTGTGCAAACGTCAATTGAAATGCGCCAAGTTGCAGAACCTTACATAAGAAGAAAAGCAAACCGTCATCTTGAGAAGAAACGTGTCGTTATCTTTGCTGCTGGAACTGGGAACCCATATTTCTCAACAGATACAACAGCTGCGCTTCGTGCTGCAGAAGTTGAAGCAGATGTGATTTTAATGGCGAAAAATAAAGTGGACGGCGTTTATAGCGCAGATCCTACAGTGGATGAAACAGCTAAAAAATATACATCGTTATCATACCTTGATGTATTGAAAGAAGGCTTAGCAGTAATGGATTCAACTGCTTCGTCACTATGTATGGATAATGATATTCCGCTAATCGTCTTCTCTATTATGGAAGAAGGAAACATTAAGCGTGCTGTAATGGGCGAAGACATTGGAACGAAGATAAGGGGGAAATAA
- a CDS encoding FapA family protein: MNDVLDLHQYLQLKVRSDKMEATLSLTEKWPEDETFPPVDEIKRFLAESKVTTGIDETELKNWCKSEGDHVIVVAKGRQAEPGEDGYLQSEIAAQDKERKDTSTLKALNLKEVLQIPSVSAGEKLAVLVPPTEGRDGVNVYGQTIPAKNGRPYRMRPGKNIETRNGVIYSTIDGQVSFGERIVNVFPLYEVSGDLDLKTGNIDFVGNVIIRGNVPTGFTIKAKGDIKIHGLVEGAQLIAEGSVLVTGGVAGNNRAEITAGVDVHASYINSAKVNAAHCIVVDRSIFHSQCVAGEDIVCLQGHIVGGSISAGKTIQANEIGNRMNTRTDLYLGVNETLLVREKEAESLLVETTDTIEKLAVVARKLIHKGKKSGLTNKEKMLLERQKKTYESMLEQKAVLEETLQTLRKHSVDFSQIYLALSGTMYANVTLHFGKYQKSVKTKHENVKFKLKDKEIRFEPLS, encoded by the coding sequence ATGAATGACGTTTTAGATCTACATCAATATCTTCAATTAAAAGTTCGTTCAGATAAAATGGAAGCTACACTAAGTCTAACTGAAAAATGGCCTGAAGATGAGACGTTTCCACCTGTTGATGAAATAAAAAGATTTCTCGCCGAATCAAAAGTTACAACAGGTATCGATGAAACTGAACTTAAAAATTGGTGTAAGTCAGAAGGAGACCATGTAATTGTGGTCGCAAAGGGGCGTCAGGCTGAGCCAGGGGAAGATGGCTATTTGCAAAGTGAAATTGCCGCGCAAGACAAGGAAAGAAAAGATACGAGTACACTTAAAGCCTTGAACTTAAAAGAAGTGCTTCAAATTCCTTCAGTTTCAGCAGGTGAAAAGCTCGCTGTACTCGTGCCACCAACAGAAGGACGAGATGGAGTAAATGTATATGGTCAAACGATCCCAGCGAAAAATGGCAGACCATACCGCATGCGGCCAGGAAAAAACATTGAAACGAGAAATGGAGTCATTTACTCAACGATTGATGGCCAAGTTAGCTTCGGTGAGCGCATCGTCAATGTATTTCCACTCTATGAAGTGAGCGGCGACTTAGATTTGAAAACAGGGAATATCGATTTTGTTGGGAATGTCATCATTCGAGGAAATGTACCAACTGGTTTTACGATAAAAGCAAAAGGTGATATTAAAATCCATGGACTCGTCGAAGGTGCGCAGTTAATTGCAGAAGGCTCCGTGCTTGTTACTGGAGGAGTTGCCGGCAATAACCGAGCAGAAATCACTGCAGGCGTTGACGTTCATGCTTCTTATATTAATTCAGCGAAAGTAAATGCGGCTCATTGTATTGTTGTGGATCGTTCTATCTTTCATAGTCAATGTGTAGCAGGAGAAGATATCGTATGCCTGCAGGGACATATTGTTGGAGGCTCTATTTCTGCAGGTAAAACAATACAAGCAAACGAAATTGGGAATCGAATGAACACGCGAACTGATTTATATCTCGGTGTAAATGAAACATTGCTTGTACGAGAAAAAGAAGCAGAAAGTTTATTAGTAGAAACGACTGATACAATTGAAAAGTTAGCCGTTGTTGCTCGTAAATTAATTCATAAAGGAAAGAAGTCAGGGCTGACCAACAAAGAAAAAATGCTGCTTGAACGCCAAAAGAAGACATATGAATCAATGCTTGAGCAAAAAGCCGTACTAGAGGAAACGCTCCAAACGCTTAGAAAGCATTCAGTGGATTTTAGTCAAATTTATTTAGCATTAAGCGGGACGATGTATGCAAATGTTACACTTCATTTCGGGAAATATCAGAAAAGTGTGAAAACAAAGCATGAAAATGTTAAATTTAAATTAAAAGATAAGGAGATTCGTTTCGAGCCATTGAGTTAA